Proteins encoded together in one Prunus dulcis chromosome 3, ALMONDv2, whole genome shotgun sequence window:
- the LOC117622866 gene encoding pentatricopeptide repeat-containing protein At2g13600-like, producing the protein MRRLERILLLKNYRQLCTLSKASFSPILDTRGSGHARLYFDGNPPSRNILSCNRMLAAHVRNDQTPIAQDLFDQMLVKDVVSWNTMLTGLQKAKNPHGVNRCFLQMRRDGFRPSEYTISTVLNAFLGTPFNVLVSQIHALVVRLALSSSVFVGSALIKGYANIGDQIALSRVFDEIPMKDVSSSNALVSSYMELGCTLEAQRVFDVMLERNIVSWTSLVSGYINNKRINKARSVFDKMREKNVVSWTVMISGYVKNQKFMDALDLFLLMLKSGALPNHFTFSSVLDACAGCSSLILGQQVHSSILKLGRPDDVIMSTSLVDMYAKCGDIEAAYCVFGSMPRKNLVTWNSIIGGSARHGLATKALDKFERMIKCGVRPDEVTFVNVLSACGHCGMVEKGENLFNSMKAKFGIEPNVEHYACMVDLYGKACNLEEAEKLIQGMPFQPDVVIWVAFLGACVLHSSLQLGEFAAKEIEKLRNDHPAIYSTLSKIHGERGVWDSVLEFRKIMKGKHIQKQIAGSWVESQYRIR; encoded by the coding sequence ATGCGCAGGTTAGAGAGAATCCTGCTCCTAAAAAATTACCGCCAGCTTTGTACACTTTCAAAAGCCAGTTTCAGTCCCATCCTCGACACTCGAGGCTCAGGCCATGCGCGTCTGTATTTTGATGGAAATCCTCCATCCCGGAACATTTTGTCATGCAACAGAATGCTTGCAGCGCATGTGAGAAATGATCAAACGCCAATTGCACAAGACCTGTTCGATCAAATGCTCGTGAAAGACGTCGTTTCGTGGAACACCATGTTGACGGGTTTGCAGAAAGCCAAAAACCCACACGGAGTTAATCGATGCTTCTTGCAAATGAGAAGAGATGGCTTTAGACCAAGTGAGTATACCATCTCGACGGTACTCAATGCCTTTCTGGGCACACCGTTTAATGTTTTGGTATCGCAGATTCATGCCCTTGTAGTCCGTTTGGCGCTCAGCTCAAGCGTGTTTGTTGGGTCAGCGCTGATCAAAGGGTATGCAAATATAGGGGATCAGATTGCTTTAAGCAGAGTGTTTGATGAGATTCCGATGAAGGATGTCTCGTCTTCGAATGCATTGGTTTCAAGTTACATGGAACTGGGGTGCACGCTCGAGGCTCAAAGAGTTTTTGATGTCATGCTGGAGAGGAATATAGTTTCTTGGACTAGTTTGGTAAGCGGGTATATCAACAATAAGAGGATCAACAAAGCTCGCTCTGTTTTCGACaaaatgagagaaaagaaTGTGGTTTCATGGACTGTTATGATCAGTGGGTatgtgaaaaatcagaaatttaTGGATGCCCTGGATCTTTTCCTCTTGATGTTGAAATCCGGGGCTCTGCCGAATCACTTTACATTTTCAAGTGTGTTAGATGCATGTGCTGGTTGTTCTTCACTTATACTGGGGCAGCAAGTTCACTCGAGCATCTTAAAGCTTGGTAGGCCGGATGATGTCATCATGTCAACTTCGCTTGTTGATATGTACGCAAAATGCGGGGACATTGAAGCGGCATATTGTGTTTTCGGATCCATGCCGAGAAaaaatttggtgacatggaatTCAATCATAGGAGGTTCTGCGAGGCATGGACTCGCAACAAAAGCATTGGACAAGTTTGAGAGAATGATCAAGTGTGGTGTAAGGCCAGATGAAGTTACATTTGTAAACGTGTTGTCGGCTTGTGGGCATTGTGGGATGGTTGAGAAGGGTGAAAATCTATTTAACTCCATGAAGGCAAAGTTTGGAATCGAACCAAACGTCGAGCATTACGCATGCATGGTCGACCTCTATGGGAAAGCATGCAACCTAGAGGAAGCGGAGAAATTGATACAGGGGATGCCATTTCAGCCGGATGTTGTGATTTGGGTTGCATTCCTTGGTGCATGCGTTTTGCATTCAAGTCTTCAACTAGGTGAGTTTGCTGctaaagaaattgagaaactGAGAAATGACCATCCCGCAATATATTCGACGCTTTCAAAGATCCATGGCGAAAGAGGGGTATGGGACAGTGTACTAGAGTTTAGGAAAATTATGAAAGGGAAACACATTCAAAAGCAGATTGCAGGTAGCTGGGTCGAGTCTCAATATAGAATAAGATGA
- the LOC117622865 gene encoding probable pre-mRNA-splicing factor ATP-dependent RNA helicase DEAH2 isoform X1: MGTERKRKVSLFDVVDETSVSSAKMSKSNGGAGATANHNAVSNLINRWTGKPYSQRYYEILEKRKTLPVWHQKEEFLQALKASQSLILVGETGSGKTTQIPQFVLEAVDSETPDKRRKMMIACTQPRRVAAMSVSRRVAEEMDVTIGEEVGYSIRFEDCSSARTVLKYLTDGMLLREAMTDPLLERYSVIILDEAHERTLATDVLFGLLKEVLRNRPDLKLVVMSATLEAEKFQGYFSGAPLMKVPGRLHPVEIFYTEEPERDYLEAAIRTVVQIHMYETPGDILVFLTGEEEIEDACRKINKEVGNLGDQAGPVKVVPLYSTLPPAMQQKIFDPAPPPINEGGIPGRKIVVSTNIAETSLTIDGIVYVIDPGFAKQKVYNPRVRVESLLVSPISKASAHQRSGRAGRTQPGKCFRLYTEKSFHNDLQPQTYPEILRSNLANTVLTLKKLGIDDLVHFDFMDPPAPETLMRALEVLNYLGALDDDGNLTKLGEIMSEFPLDPQMSKMLVVSPEFNCSNEILSISAMLSVPNCFVRPREAQKAADEAKARFGHIDGDHLTLLNVYHAYKQNNEDPSWCYENFVNQRALKSADNVRQQLVRIMARFSLKLCSTDFNSRDYYINIRKAMLAGYFMQVAHLERTGHYLTVKDNQVVHLHPSNCLDHKPEWVIYNEYVLTSRNFIRTVTDIRGEWLVDIAPHYYDLANFPQCEAKRVLEKLYKKREDRDENKNRK, encoded by the exons ATGGGTAcggagaggaagaggaaggtgAGCCTGTTCGACGTGGTGGACGAGACCTCAGTCTCATCAGCGAAGATGAGTAAATCGAACGGTGGTGCAGGAGCCACAGCGAATCATAACGCGGTGAGCAATCTGATCAATAGGTGGACCGGCAAGCCTTACTCGCAGAGGTATTATGAGATCCTTGAGAAGAGGAAGACTTTGCCTGTTTGGCACCAGAAAGAGGAGTTCTTGCAAGCTCTCAAGGCCAGCCAGTCTCTTATTTTGGTTGGTGAGACTGGTAGTGGTAAAACCACCCAG ATCCCtcaatttgttttggaagcTGTTGATTCGGAAACTCCAGATAAACGTAGGAAGATGATGATTGCATGTACCCAACCCCGTAGAGTGGCTGCAATGTCAGTGTCCCGTCGTGTTGCTGAAGAGATGGATGTAACCATAGGAGAAGAGGTTGGTTATAGCATCCGTTTTGAAGACTGCAGCAGTGCCAGAACAGTGCTGAA GTATCTAACGGATGGAATGCTTTTAAGAGAAGCAATGACAGATCCACTATTAGAGCGATACAGTGTGATAATTCTTGATGAGGCTCATGAAAGAACTTTAGCAACAGATGTTCTATTCGGGCTTCTGAAGGAAGTATTGAGAAACAGACCTGACTTGAAGCTGGTTGTGATGAGTGCCACACTTGAGGCTGAAAAGTTTCAGGGTTATTTCAGTGGTGCACCACTTATGAAAGTTCCTGGAAGGCTTCATCCAGTGGAAATTTTTTACACAGAGGAACCTGAAAGGGATTATTTGGAGGCGGCAATTCGAACAGTCGTGCAGATTCATATGTATGAGACCCCAGGAGATATACTTGTTTTTCTAACGGGAGAGGAAGAGATAGAAGATGCATGCCGCAAAATTAACAAAGAAGTTGGAAACCTGGGTGACCAGGCTGGTCCTGTGAAAGTGGTCCCTCTATATTCAACTCTTCCTCCAGCTATGCAACAGAAAATATTTGATCCTGCTCCTCCTCCCATAAACGAAGGCGGAATTCCTGGAAGGAAGATTGTAGTGTCAACAAACATTGCAGAAACTTCTCTCACTATAGATGGAATTGTTTATGTTATTGATCCGGGATTTGCTAAACAAAAAGTTTATAACCCACGAGTGCGTGTTGAATCCTTGTTGGTATCTCCAATTTCTAAGGCAAGTGCACATCAGAGGTCAGGGCGTGCTGGAAGAACTCAGCCAGGAAAATGTTTCAGACTATATACTGAGAAAAGTTTCCATAATGATCTTCAACCACAGACATATCCAGAAATATTGAGATCAAACCTTGCAAATACAGTTCTTACTTTGAAGAAACTAGGAATAGATGATTTGgttcattttgattttatggATCCCCCTGCTCCTGAGACATTGATGAGAGCATTAGAGGTTTTGAATTATTTGGGTGCATTGGATGATGATGGTAACTTGACGAAGCTGGGGGAGATTATGAGTGAGTTCCCGTTAGATCCTCAGATGTCAAAAATGCTGGTTGTTAGCCCCGAGTTCAACTGctcaaatgaaattttgtcaATATCTGCAATGCTTTCAG TACCCAATTGCTTTGTCCGGCCTAGGGAGGCTCAAAAAGCTGCAGACGAGGCAAAAGCTAGGTTTGGACACATTGATGGAGATCATCTCACGCTTCTGAACGTGTATCATGCATACAAGCAAAACA ATGAGGATCCATCGTGGTGCTACGAGAACTTTGTCAATCAGAGGGCATTGAAGTCTGCAGACAACGTCAGGCAGCAACTAGTGCGCATAATGGCTCGGTTTAGCCTGAAGTTATGCAGTACTGATTTCAATAGTCGTGACTACTacataaacataagaaaagcCATGCTAGCTGGATATTTCATGCAGGTGGCTCACCTGGAACGCACTGGACACTACCTGACAGTGAAAGATAACCAG GTGGTACATTTGCATCCGTCAAATTGCTTGGATCATAAACCAGAATGGGTGATTTACAACGAATATGTCTTGACAAGCAGGAATTTTATCCGTACAGTGACAGATATTCGTGGGGAGTG GCTTGTTGATATAGCACCCCACTACTATGATTTGGCGAATTTTCCCCAGTGTGAAGCCAAGCGTgttcttgagaagctttacAAGAAGCGGGAGGACAgggatgaaaacaaaaacagaaaatga
- the LOC117622865 gene encoding probable pre-mRNA-splicing factor ATP-dependent RNA helicase DEAH2 isoform X3, whose protein sequence is MGTERKRKVSLFDVVDETSVSSAKMSKSNGGAGATANHNAVSNLINRWTGKPYSQRYYEILEKRKTLPVWHQKEEFLQALKASQSLILVGETGSGKTTQIPQFVLEAVDSETPDKRRKMMIACTQPRRVAAMSVSRRVAEEMDVTIGEEVGYSIRFEDCSSARTVLKYLTDGMLLREAMTDPLLERYSVIILDEAHERTLATDVLFGLLKEVLRNRPDLKLVVMSATLEAEKFQGYFSGAPLMKVPGRLHPVEIFYTEEPERDYLEAAIRTVVQIHMYETPGDILVFLTGEEEIEDACRKINKEVGNLGDQAGPVKVVPLYSTLPPAMQQKIFDPAPPPINEGGIPGRKIVVSTNIAETSLTIDGIVYVIDPGFAKQKVYNPRVRVESLLVSPISKASAHQRSGRAGRTQPGKCFRLYTEKSFHNDLQPQTYPEILRSNLANTVLTLKKLGIDDLVHFDFMDPPAPETLMRALEVLNYLGALDDDGNLTKLGEIMSEFPLDPQMSKMLVVSPEFNCSNEILSISAMLSVLSHEANGVVSPLCIC, encoded by the exons ATGGGTAcggagaggaagaggaaggtgAGCCTGTTCGACGTGGTGGACGAGACCTCAGTCTCATCAGCGAAGATGAGTAAATCGAACGGTGGTGCAGGAGCCACAGCGAATCATAACGCGGTGAGCAATCTGATCAATAGGTGGACCGGCAAGCCTTACTCGCAGAGGTATTATGAGATCCTTGAGAAGAGGAAGACTTTGCCTGTTTGGCACCAGAAAGAGGAGTTCTTGCAAGCTCTCAAGGCCAGCCAGTCTCTTATTTTGGTTGGTGAGACTGGTAGTGGTAAAACCACCCAG ATCCCtcaatttgttttggaagcTGTTGATTCGGAAACTCCAGATAAACGTAGGAAGATGATGATTGCATGTACCCAACCCCGTAGAGTGGCTGCAATGTCAGTGTCCCGTCGTGTTGCTGAAGAGATGGATGTAACCATAGGAGAAGAGGTTGGTTATAGCATCCGTTTTGAAGACTGCAGCAGTGCCAGAACAGTGCTGAA GTATCTAACGGATGGAATGCTTTTAAGAGAAGCAATGACAGATCCACTATTAGAGCGATACAGTGTGATAATTCTTGATGAGGCTCATGAAAGAACTTTAGCAACAGATGTTCTATTCGGGCTTCTGAAGGAAGTATTGAGAAACAGACCTGACTTGAAGCTGGTTGTGATGAGTGCCACACTTGAGGCTGAAAAGTTTCAGGGTTATTTCAGTGGTGCACCACTTATGAAAGTTCCTGGAAGGCTTCATCCAGTGGAAATTTTTTACACAGAGGAACCTGAAAGGGATTATTTGGAGGCGGCAATTCGAACAGTCGTGCAGATTCATATGTATGAGACCCCAGGAGATATACTTGTTTTTCTAACGGGAGAGGAAGAGATAGAAGATGCATGCCGCAAAATTAACAAAGAAGTTGGAAACCTGGGTGACCAGGCTGGTCCTGTGAAAGTGGTCCCTCTATATTCAACTCTTCCTCCAGCTATGCAACAGAAAATATTTGATCCTGCTCCTCCTCCCATAAACGAAGGCGGAATTCCTGGAAGGAAGATTGTAGTGTCAACAAACATTGCAGAAACTTCTCTCACTATAGATGGAATTGTTTATGTTATTGATCCGGGATTTGCTAAACAAAAAGTTTATAACCCACGAGTGCGTGTTGAATCCTTGTTGGTATCTCCAATTTCTAAGGCAAGTGCACATCAGAGGTCAGGGCGTGCTGGAAGAACTCAGCCAGGAAAATGTTTCAGACTATATACTGAGAAAAGTTTCCATAATGATCTTCAACCACAGACATATCCAGAAATATTGAGATCAAACCTTGCAAATACAGTTCTTACTTTGAAGAAACTAGGAATAGATGATTTGgttcattttgattttatggATCCCCCTGCTCCTGAGACATTGATGAGAGCATTAGAGGTTTTGAATTATTTGGGTGCATTGGATGATGATGGTAACTTGACGAAGCTGGGGGAGATTATGAGTGAGTTCCCGTTAGATCCTCAGATGTCAAAAATGCTGGTTGTTAGCCCCGAGTTCAACTGctcaaatgaaattttgtcaATATCTGCAATGCTTTCAG TATTATCTCATGAAGCAAATGGTGTCGTCTCGCCTCTATGCATCTGCTAA
- the LOC117622865 gene encoding probable pre-mRNA-splicing factor ATP-dependent RNA helicase DEAH2 isoform X2 → MGTERKRKVSLFDVVDETSVSSAKMSKSNGGAGATANHNAVSNLINRWTGKPYSQRYYEILEKRKTLPVWHQKEEFLQALKASQSLILVGETGSGKTTQIPQFVLEAVDSETPDKRRKMMIACTQPRRVAAMSVSRRVAEEMDVTIGEEVGYSIRFEDCSSARTVLKYLTDGMLLREAMTDPLLERYSVIILDEAHERTLATDVLFGLLKEVLRNRPDLKLVVMSATLEAEKFQGYFSGAPLMKVPGRLHPVEIFYTEEPERDYLEAAIRTVVQIHMYETPGDILVFLTGEEEIEDACRKINKEVGNLGDQAGPVKVVPLYSTLPPAMQQKIFDPAPPPINEGGIPGRKIVVSTNIAETSLTIDGIVYVIDPGFAKQKVYNPRVRVESLLVSPISKASAHQRSGRAGRTQPGKCFRLYTEKSFHNDLQPQTYPEILRSNLANTVLTLKKLGIDDLVHFDFMDPPAPETLMRALEVLNYLGALDDDGNLTKLGEIMSEFPLDPQMSKMLVVSPEFNCSNEILSISAMLSDSCSFSVLSHEANGVVSPLCIC, encoded by the exons ATGGGTAcggagaggaagaggaaggtgAGCCTGTTCGACGTGGTGGACGAGACCTCAGTCTCATCAGCGAAGATGAGTAAATCGAACGGTGGTGCAGGAGCCACAGCGAATCATAACGCGGTGAGCAATCTGATCAATAGGTGGACCGGCAAGCCTTACTCGCAGAGGTATTATGAGATCCTTGAGAAGAGGAAGACTTTGCCTGTTTGGCACCAGAAAGAGGAGTTCTTGCAAGCTCTCAAGGCCAGCCAGTCTCTTATTTTGGTTGGTGAGACTGGTAGTGGTAAAACCACCCAG ATCCCtcaatttgttttggaagcTGTTGATTCGGAAACTCCAGATAAACGTAGGAAGATGATGATTGCATGTACCCAACCCCGTAGAGTGGCTGCAATGTCAGTGTCCCGTCGTGTTGCTGAAGAGATGGATGTAACCATAGGAGAAGAGGTTGGTTATAGCATCCGTTTTGAAGACTGCAGCAGTGCCAGAACAGTGCTGAA GTATCTAACGGATGGAATGCTTTTAAGAGAAGCAATGACAGATCCACTATTAGAGCGATACAGTGTGATAATTCTTGATGAGGCTCATGAAAGAACTTTAGCAACAGATGTTCTATTCGGGCTTCTGAAGGAAGTATTGAGAAACAGACCTGACTTGAAGCTGGTTGTGATGAGTGCCACACTTGAGGCTGAAAAGTTTCAGGGTTATTTCAGTGGTGCACCACTTATGAAAGTTCCTGGAAGGCTTCATCCAGTGGAAATTTTTTACACAGAGGAACCTGAAAGGGATTATTTGGAGGCGGCAATTCGAACAGTCGTGCAGATTCATATGTATGAGACCCCAGGAGATATACTTGTTTTTCTAACGGGAGAGGAAGAGATAGAAGATGCATGCCGCAAAATTAACAAAGAAGTTGGAAACCTGGGTGACCAGGCTGGTCCTGTGAAAGTGGTCCCTCTATATTCAACTCTTCCTCCAGCTATGCAACAGAAAATATTTGATCCTGCTCCTCCTCCCATAAACGAAGGCGGAATTCCTGGAAGGAAGATTGTAGTGTCAACAAACATTGCAGAAACTTCTCTCACTATAGATGGAATTGTTTATGTTATTGATCCGGGATTTGCTAAACAAAAAGTTTATAACCCACGAGTGCGTGTTGAATCCTTGTTGGTATCTCCAATTTCTAAGGCAAGTGCACATCAGAGGTCAGGGCGTGCTGGAAGAACTCAGCCAGGAAAATGTTTCAGACTATATACTGAGAAAAGTTTCCATAATGATCTTCAACCACAGACATATCCAGAAATATTGAGATCAAACCTTGCAAATACAGTTCTTACTTTGAAGAAACTAGGAATAGATGATTTGgttcattttgattttatggATCCCCCTGCTCCTGAGACATTGATGAGAGCATTAGAGGTTTTGAATTATTTGGGTGCATTGGATGATGATGGTAACTTGACGAAGCTGGGGGAGATTATGAGTGAGTTCCCGTTAGATCCTCAGATGTCAAAAATGCTGGTTGTTAGCCCCGAGTTCAACTGctcaaatgaaattttgtcaATATCTGCAATGCTTTCAG ATAGTTGCAGTTTCTCAGTATTATCTCATGAAGCAAATGGTGTCGTCTCGCCTCTATGCATCTGCTAA